Proteins encoded in a region of the Nocardia asteroides genome:
- a CDS encoding DUF349 domain-containing protein, producing the protein MTDSNGTAKASPGKMPRSSGAPKPGSSIQPPKPHAVKPAPGPAQQHPHPVVVPTVSDPSLWGRVDEDGTAWVKTAEGERQVGSWQAGDAAEGLAHFGRRFDDLATEVALLEARLAAGADARKTKAAAVALAESLPTAAVIGDIEGLAHRLQAIAEHSEEAAAHAKEEKERARHEHTERKEALAAEAEKIAAESTQWKAAGDRLREILDEWKSIRGVDRKVDDALWKRYSKAREAFNRRRGAHFAELDRERAAAKARKEELCVQAEELSGSTEWVATAGIFRDLLAEWKAAGRAPREADEALWRRFKSAQDVFFAARNAAVSERDAEFEQNAAAKEELLGAYAFIDPSTDLEGARSALRELQDKWDAIGKVPRERMQELEGKLRAIEKRVRDAVDAQWRRTDPEAMARAAQFRERVAQFEEQAAKARAAGNARDAEKALEQAKQWREWAEAAEGAVSNR; encoded by the coding sequence ATGACCGATAGCAACGGAACCGCGAAAGCCAGCCCCGGCAAGATGCCGCGTTCCTCCGGTGCCCCGAAACCGGGCAGCTCGATTCAACCGCCCAAACCGCACGCGGTCAAACCCGCCCCGGGCCCGGCCCAGCAGCATCCCCATCCCGTCGTCGTGCCCACCGTTTCCGATCCGAGCCTGTGGGGCCGGGTCGACGAGGACGGCACCGCGTGGGTCAAGACCGCCGAGGGCGAACGCCAGGTCGGCTCGTGGCAGGCCGGTGACGCCGCCGAGGGTCTGGCCCATTTCGGCCGCCGCTTCGACGACCTCGCTACCGAGGTCGCCCTGCTGGAAGCGAGACTGGCCGCGGGCGCGGACGCGCGCAAGACCAAGGCCGCCGCCGTCGCGCTGGCCGAGTCCCTGCCGACCGCCGCCGTCATCGGTGACATCGAGGGCCTGGCCCATCGCCTGCAGGCCATCGCCGAGCACTCCGAAGAGGCCGCCGCGCACGCCAAGGAAGAGAAGGAACGCGCCCGGCACGAGCACACCGAACGCAAGGAGGCGCTGGCCGCCGAGGCGGAGAAGATCGCCGCCGAGTCCACCCAGTGGAAGGCCGCCGGCGATCGGTTGCGCGAGATTCTCGACGAGTGGAAGTCCATCCGCGGTGTGGACCGCAAGGTCGACGACGCGCTGTGGAAGCGCTACTCCAAGGCGCGCGAGGCGTTCAATCGCCGCCGCGGCGCGCACTTCGCCGAACTGGATCGCGAGCGCGCCGCCGCGAAAGCGCGCAAGGAAGAGCTGTGCGTACAGGCCGAGGAGCTGTCCGGCTCCACCGAGTGGGTGGCCACCGCCGGCATCTTCCGTGACCTGCTCGCCGAGTGGAAGGCCGCCGGGCGCGCACCGCGCGAGGCCGACGAGGCGCTGTGGCGGCGCTTCAAGAGCGCGCAGGACGTCTTCTTCGCCGCCCGCAACGCCGCCGTCTCCGAGCGCGACGCAGAGTTCGAACAGAACGCGGCCGCCAAGGAGGAACTGCTGGGCGCCTACGCCTTCATCGATCCGTCCACCGATCTGGAAGGGGCGCGCAGCGCGCTGCGCGAACTCCAGGACAAGTGGGACGCGATCGGCAAGGTGCCGCGCGAGCGCATGCAGGAGCTGGAAGGCAAACTGCGCGCGATCGAGAAGCGCGTGCGCGACGCCGTCGACGCGCAATGGCGACGCACCGACCCCGAGGCGATGGCCCGCGCCGCGCAGTTCCGGGAGCGGGTGGCTCAGTTCGAGGAGCAGGCCGCGAAAGCTCGAGCCGCCGGGAACGCCCGCGACGCGGAGAAGGCATTGGAGCAGGCCAAGCAGTGGCGTGAGTGGGCCGAGGCCGCCGAAGGCGCCGTCAGCAACCGCTGA